In a genomic window of Wyeomyia smithii strain HCP4-BCI-WySm-NY-G18 chromosome 1, ASM2978416v1, whole genome shotgun sequence:
- the LOC129718163 gene encoding uncharacterized protein LOC129718163: MFFKKVVSILVICIAAQSALAEESKEEAASENVLNELSWSCANNASCVKRLASDVVRKLKTRKAIDFGAFSIEPVERIPLTVEGRSSRALDFLSGHAIKFPIGPMVFNIERSADYPNFIEVSLLRKADGARRTTRKHMRFFVPAFLVFSQIGWYALAIAGVKLLAIKAFLVAKIALIVVAMMTFKKLLEPVAVLPPPYFDHQEPFLMPYSMDFHHGFPGAGHDMYPMGLGGPSALHAGEGLGAASNVNAVVDTNQAADKSASVASGSTSSAASSNDRHHFPGGKIKRQDFYPAVQTAKYY, encoded by the exons atgtttttcaaaaaagtggTCTCAATCTTAGTGATCTGCATAGCGGCGCAGAGCGCCCTGGCCGAAGAAAGCAAGGAGGAAGCTGCCTCAGAAAATGTTCTGAACGAGCTGAGCTGGTCATGTGCAAACAATGCGTCCTGCGTAAAGCGACTGGCTAGCGATGTGGTGCGAAAGCTGAAGACACGCAAGGCCATCGACTTCGGAGCGTTCAGCATCGAACCGGTCGAAAGGATTCCGCTGACCGTCGAGGGACGGTCATCCCGTGCATTGGATTTCCTTAGCGGCCATGCCATCAAGTTTCCGATCGGACCGATGGTTTTCAACATCGAACGCTCCGCCGACTATCCGAACTTCATCGAAGTGTCTCTGCTTAGAAAGGCCGATG GTGCACGACGCACAACCCGCAAGCATATGCGCTTCTTCGTGCCAGCATTCCTGGTCTTCAGCCAAATAGGCTGGTACGCACTCGCCATCGCTGGAGTCAAGCTGCTAGCGATTAAGGCCTTTTTAGTCGCCAAAATTGCCCTAATCGTTGTTGCGATGATGACTTTCAAGAAACTATTGGAACCAGTAGC CGTCCTCCCGCCTCCGTACTTCGACCATCAGGAACCGTTTCTGATGCCCTACAGCATGGATTTCCATCACGGCTTCCCCGGTGCCGGACACGACATGTACCCGATGGGACTGGGCGGTCCATCCGCTCTGCACGCCGGCGAAGGACTTGGTGCCGCAAGTAATGTGAATGCCGTCGTCGACACTAACCAGGCTGCTGACAAGTCGGCATCCGTGGCCAGTGGATCCACCTCGTCAGCTGCCAGTTCCAACGACCGTCATCACTTCCCCGGTGGCAAAATCAAGCGGCAGGACTTTTATCCCGCGGTGCAAACTGCCAAGTACTACTAA